The Cylindrospermum stagnale PCC 7417 genome segment CTGCTTCATCCAGACGGGAAAAATTTCGCAAGTTTAGGACAATTTCCCGGATGCGATTAGTACCTATTTTCATCGAAGATAGGAGTTTTGATAGGTCGCTAGTCAGAAACTCTAAGTCAATTTCTTCAGATAAATCTTGAATTTCTGGGTCAGGATGGGGATAATGCTGCTGATAGAGGTGTAATAGCTCTAGTAAGTCGTCAAAGTATTCGTTAGCATAGCTTAAGTTGCCATGAATAAAATTAACTGGGTTATTGATTTCATGGGCAACTCCTGCTACTAACTGTCCCAAACTAGACATTTTTTCATGTTGAATCAGTTGAGCTTGAGTTTGCTGCAACTTATGCAAGGTTTCGGTGAGTTTTTCTGTTTGAGTTTGGGCGGCTAAAGTAGCAGCACGACTTTGGGCATAAATTTGCGCTTGATTGATGGCGATCGCTAATTGGTCTGTCACAGCTTGCAGCAGTACAATTTCGCTGTTATTCCAAACTCTTTCACCACTACAATGGCTGCAAACAATTGCGCCCAATTCTTCAGAATTACTTTTTATGGGTAGCAGCAGTTGAGAAGCGATATTAAACTCGCTTAAAAGTTCTTCTGTATTATAATCGAGATGATGATCGGTCAGGAAGTTTGTGTGTACATCATCTATGCAAATTAACTCCTGACGAATCAGCATTTTTGCCAAATAATTACTTTTTTGTGGCGAAAGTTTGCCTAACATAGCGGGTAAGCGAGAGTCCCGCGCTTCATGGGTGATAGTTAGACTTGGAGGGGAAGAATTTGGTAGGTACCAAAGAAAGTAGCAGCGGTCAATTTGGAATAAGCTGCGGATTTCGTTAACGGCAGTTTCTAGAATAGTATCGACATCAAGAGAACTGCGGATTTCGCTAGATAGACGCAACAGCAAGGCTTCCCGACGGCTGAGGAGTTCTTCTCGCGCCCAGATGCGGTCAACAGCCACAGCAATATTATTCGCAATCCAATTTAATAGGTTATGGGTTGGCTCGGTAAATAATTGCTGGCTGAATAAAGCCATGATGCCGATTAATTGCTGCTCAACAATTAAGGGATAGGCACATAAGCGGAAAATTGAAAATGTAGAATCGAGAAATATTCCTTGATTATTAATTAATACTTCTTCGTTTAAAATAGCTTGATGGTTTTGAGTAATTGAGCTAATAGCATCATTAGCTACAACCATGTGATTAGGATAATCTAGAAAATCGGTCAAGATGTCACAGTTAGCATCTGTGCAATGAATGCCAGCTTGCAATTGTAGTTGGTTTGTCTCCTGCCCAAAAGTCCAGATACCAATAAAGGCGACATCTAGGTATTGCGACATCGTATTTGAGCAGTTTTGGAGAATTTCTGGCAGGGTACCGCGTTGAGATAAGGCTAAACTGACTTCTGCACTCAAGAGTGATAAGCGCGATCGCTCTAACAGTGCTAACTCTGAAAGCTTACGGTCTGTAATATCTGAACGAATTGCTATATATTGGTGGGGTTTGCCATCAGGATTTAGTACTGGGACAATGAGAGTATCTACCCAATAAAATGTGCCATCTTTGGCTTTATTTTTCATTTCCCCCTTCCATAATTTTCCTTGGGCAATAGTTCTCCACAAATCTCTAAAGAATTCCTTTGAATGATAACCAGAATTAATAATTCGGTGGTCTTGTCCTAAAAGTTCTGCTTGTGAATATTTAGAAATTTTACAAAATTGCTCGTTAGCATAGGTGATAATTCCTTCGACATCAGTAATAGCTACCAGAGAATGAGCATCTAATGCGAACCTTAAAGCTTCTAATTCTTTGATGTTTTTTTGTAAGGCGATCTCATTTTCTTTCTGAGGCGTTATATCATGAGCAACTGCATAAATTAACTGCTCTTCAATGTATGCAGTTGCATTCCATGACAACCATTTATAAGAACCATCTTCACAAAGGTAGCGATTTTCAAAATTAATTGAATCCATACCTTTTGCCAGAGTTTTAGTATGGAGAATAGTATTTTCACGGTCTTCAGGATGAACAAAATCAATAAAGGTGTTGGCAAGGAGTTTATTGGTTGACCAACCTAAAGTTTTTGTCCATGATGGGTTTACAGTCTTGAAATAACCATCAAAACCAGCGATACAAAGTAAATCTATGGAGAGCGAGAAAAATCGAGAGTATTTTTCTTCTGCTAATTCATATTTAGATTTAGATTTATTTTTTTTAATCATAATCCGATCCTGTCCAAATGCTTTATTTGGAAATTTTTGAGATTCTTAAGTTGATTTTATTTTGGTTTTTTCGAGTAAAGCTAAGAAATGTCACAGAAATTTCCGAGAATAGAGTTTGGCTATTTCTAATTCCCGAAATAAACCTAGTTACGCTAATATAAGCATTTCTAAATTTTCTTGGATATAGGAATAATACTGAAATACCCTTCACAAAGGGAGCAAAGCTGATTTTAAGCAATACTCCCCCGCTTTCTGGCTTCTTTGTAGGAAGTTCCGACGTTTTTTATGCCAGCTTTAATCATTTGTCGTTCCAAGAGGGCAAAGAATCTTGCTCTATCGCCGCCGCGCACTACTGCTTGATTATGTGCTTCGGCGATCGCTACAGGGTAACCATATCCTTTTTGCACTTGTGCTAGCATCAGTCCCAGGGCTTGGTCAAACATAGTAGTGTTTTCCGCTACCCAAGCAGGCACTTCAATCCGTGCAATCTCTGTACCGACGTGGACATAGCAAAAGTAGATAGTTTGGTTTTCATATAATTCGAGAATGCGGGCATTACTGCGCCAAAGAGTCCCACGTTGTCCGGGTTTGAGTTGGGTTGCCCAGAGGGCTGTATCGCGCAAAGGCTCAAATTTTTTACAAGGGACTGCTTCTAGCTGATTGGGGCAATAAGTTATACAGTCGGGTACTGGATGGGGACAAGCGGACAAACGTAAAAAGTTCATGGCGTCGATGTTGCGAGAGGCGCTAAGATAGCCCATCAGCGGAATTTGAGCCTCACGCATTTGCTTCCAAGCTTCGAGGATGGGGGGTAAAATGCGATCGCGTGCATCCATCGGCAACTGTTCCAAAAACCAGTAAATTAACGAACCATCCACCATTGCCAAATTTGGCACTTCCCCTTTCACACTGCAAGCCAGTTCTGCTAACACCGTAATTTCCGACGCAGTCCGGCAAAAACCCATCCATTCATCAGTTCTAATTCCCCACTGCCGAGACACATATAAGTCTTCCGGGCGATAAAATACCTCCGGCAAACTATCTAATATTGGGTGCTTATTTTGACCATAGTGCAAAACAACTCTGCCGATATTGATCAGATAACAGTAAGCAATTTCGTGGTGATTAGGGGAAATTTGCGAACCATCGGTAGAGATGACAGTATGAATTTTAGGCGGAACAGGGATATCAATACAGGTTTCTAGCGGCTCAATTGGGGTAGCATTAGCAAAGATAATGCGATCGCGCCATTGTTCCTGACGGTTAACTAACTCTTCTTGAAACTCAAAAGCCTTTTTTAGATGTTGTTGCGCCAACTCCAAACGCTGGCGACTCGCAGCCGCTTCTAAAGTCAGATGCTGACTTAAACCCTGCATTTGTCGCGCTAGTTTTGTTAGATCAAGCATAAATAATGAGTAATAAGTGCTGATAAAAAAAATTGCATTTAAAGATTGTAGGACAGGCGTCCCGCCTGTCATTTAGAAGCAGCCGTCTCGCCTGTCATTCAGAAGCCGCCGTCCCGCCTGTCATTCAGAAGCAGCCGTCTCGCCTGTCATTCAGAAGCCGCCGTCCCGCCTGTCATTCAGAAGCCGCCGTCTCGCCTGTCATTCAGAAGCCGCCGTCTCGCCTGTCATTCAGAAGCAGGCGTCCCGCCTGTCATTCAGAAGCAGGCGAGACATATCATTCCTCAATTAATTAAAACCAACCAGAAAAATCTTCAGCGAACTGAGAAAGTGACCTTAGCTGAATTCGCGGATCATTTTCTGCAGCTTCCCTTTCTGGTTGGGTATTATAACCCCAATCTGCCAAGAAAAGTTCCACATCACCAAGGTCTGATTGCTGTTGAACCAACTGCAAAGTCTTCAGTCTATCTTCCACAAACCATAAACTAACAGGCTTGACATCTGCCGTCTGAATTAATTCTCGCAGAATTTCATACTTAGGGCGCTTCACTTCCTTACCAAAAATAGCTGCGGTTGGTAAATCAACTCCTGCTTGTTGCAACAGTTGCTGGACAAACCGCCCTTCCTTAGTCGTGACAATGAATAACTTAACTTCACTAGCAACAGTCGCCTTAATTTTTTCCACCACACCCGGATAAAATCTATGCAGACTTAGCCAGCCGTCTAAATCTGAGTTAATCCATTCATCCCGCAGGTGGTCTAGTTTTTCGCCAATTTGTTTCGCTTGGATGTTGTCTGCTAACAAAATTTGCGGGGCAATAGTTACCCATTCTTGCAGAATTTTAGCATCAGAAAATCCCTCAACCAAAGCCTTGATTAAAACAGGCATTTCCCAACCCGTTTCAATTACAGGTCGTAAGCGATAAAATCGAGAAGCCAAATCATCTGGTAGTGTGTCGTTAGCAGGCAACCAAATTTTACAGTAAGTGCGCCATGCCACCTCAAAATATTCAATAAGCCCATCGCAAACTACTCCGTCAAAGTCCAGTGCTAAAATTGTGGGACTCTTTGCTGTCATTGTTTCGAGGATGAAAACTGCTCTTGTCAGCTTATCGCACTCTTCAAATTTATAAAGTTGTCAGTTTAATCAATTACAGCAAAAGAACCTAACCCCCAACCCCCTTCCCTGCTAGGGAAGGGGGCTACTTTTTTTGTGACAGGGGAGTCAGTAACCACGATAGCCGTTAATGCCAGCGACCATAACCACGACGGGGGATATAGATATAGTTAAAAAGACGAATGCGATGGTTACGTCGGTAATGGCGACGATAGCGACTACGGCGATGATTTAGGCGGTGATAACTACGGCGGTTGTGTCGGCGATAATATACTTTGCCATGATGACCGTGATAGCGAGTGTTGCGTGGTGCAGCATCAGCGCTCTCAAACGCCGATAGAACTGACACAGATGCTATCAAGCCCGCTAGAAGAACGGAGAGAAAGCGGCGCATAATTTGAATTTGGGTAGTTGGTAATATTTTCTACAAGCGTAGGAAGTTTACGAAGAGGAGATTCCACAAAGCTTTAAGCTAATTCTACCAGCTTTGAAGGCATAAATATTAAGTTCGTTGCAGTTTAGAACAAATAGCAAGAGAATGCTTAACCGCTTCCTCTATTTCTCAAACTGACTTCCTGTAATAGTTATAGAACTGTTAAGAAATATCTGGGTAATGGATAGCTTTTTAGAGGATGCTTTAAAAGTCGTTAGGGATAAATAAAACACTCGTAGATCCCCCTAAATCCCCCTTTTTAAGGGGGACTTTGACTCCAATTCCCCCCTTTTTAAGGGGGGCTAGGGGGGATCTCGATACGACTTGATACTTTATAAACAGCCTCTAAGGGGGGTTGGGGGGATCTCGATCAATTTTGATACTTTACAAACATCCTCTTAGAAAGAGGTTAACCAAGTGAAGATACTGAAGTAATGTAATACTTATAACTAAGCTTATGAATATGGTTAGGGGAATAGGCAATGGCTATAAAACTTTGGAAGTTTTTGACAACCGACATTCGGGAATTGAACTTAGGACAAGGGGTGGAAGCAGTCAAAACAGGAGCCGAAGCAGCCAAAGCCGTGCTTGATTTAGCAAAAGCGGTAAAAGAGCAAAAAAGCCTTAACCCATATATAGGGGAAATTTCCTCGCTTTTAGATATTCTCAATAGTCCATTAGGTCAAATTGCCGGTACTGTGATTCCTTTTGCACCCATTGCGCTTACTATTATCAAACTAATTGCCGACCAAACGCAAAAAGAACTAAGTTTAGTGCAGTGTGTAGCCTTGGTGAGTCAAGCCGCTTATCTCGAAAGCTTTCGGGCAATACTCAACGAAAAACCAGAATTATTACAGCAAATTGGTAAAACTCCCGCATCTGACGCTGTTGCACGACAAATTAAGAAATTGGGTGAACAAGAATTAGATGAACGGGAAGCGAGAAAAGCTATACTCTATTTCCACGAATCTCAATTAGCAGCAGCATTCAACGAAGTTTTACAGCAACGGTTGCAAGATGCAGGTTTAGGGGAAACAGAAGCCAAAACCTTAACCGAACAGGTAGCACGGAAAACCGATTTTCTGCCGGCACTTGTAGCAACTGGCGATAAAGTCAAGCAATTAGTGCAATGGTATAGCGCCGGGGGAAAAGAACAGCTAGAGAAATATCTGAGTATTGAAGATTATCTAGAAAAGCAAATTAAACCCAAACCTGACGAATACATCTTTGATGAAACTCACATTACCTTCCGAGATTTGTATGTACCGCTGAAAATCCATCCAGTAGATGACTGCGGTAAACCTGTAGGAGATGAGAAGTTTCAGATAGAAGAATGGGTAAACAACATACTCACTAACGAACATAAACAACCGAAAGTCATCTTTATTCAAGGAGAAGCCGGACGGGGTAAAAGTGTATTTAGCCGGATGTTTGCCGATAGAGTGCGGCAAGATTTACACCCTATTTTTACCCCGATATTAATTCGCTTGCGAGATTTGCGCGTATTAGCAAATAACCTAACTGAAACTTTAGAGAACCATTTAGAAACCGTTGATTTTGTCCAAAGTGATTCCGGTTGGCTGACAGATAAAAATACCAAATTCTTGTTTTTGCTCGATGGTTTTGATGAACTGTTGCTAGAAGGACGAACTAGCGGCGGACTACAAGAATTTTTACAACAAGTAGAAAATTTTCAACACAATAGCCATCATCGGTTTTTAGTCACTGGTCGCCCTTTAGCACTACAAGGAATTGAGCGTTTACTTTCACAAAGAAGTTTGGAACGAGTGCAAATTCAGCCAATGGATGACCCAATTCGCCAAACCTGGTTAGAAAAATGGGCAGCTAAAGTTGGCACTCAGGAAACAACAGACTTTGAGCAGTTTTTGCAATCTTGCCCAGATGAAATTAAAAATAATCTAGCGCGAGAACCCTTACTGCTTTATCTATTAGCAAAAATGCACCGAGAGAAACATTTCAACTCTCAAATGTTTGCAGGTGCAGAAGGCATTAAAGCAAAAATTCGCATTTATGATGAATCGATTAAATGGGTGTTAGAAAAACAGCGTCAAGATGAAAACCTGCGCTTGTCTGGGTTAGAAAGTGAAGATTTGCGGCAATTTCTAATTGAAGTTTCTTTGTGTGTGGTGCAGTCGGGAAATGAATCTGCCAATATCAAAATGCTAGAAGCACGACTTAAAGACAGTAATGACCCAGTTACAAAATTAATTCAGCAAGCTAGAGAGCAGACTTCCCTAGAAAAGGTTAAAGATGAGAAAGTACTTAATAATATGTTGACCGCATTCTACATCAAGCCTGCTTCCGGGAAAAACGGCGGCTCAATGGAATTTGTACACAGGAGTTTTGGCGAGTTTTTATTTGCAGAACGTTTGGTAGAAAGATTTTTAGATTGGACAACTCAATTAACTAAGCGTAACCGTCAAGAAAACTCAGTTTCAACGGAGGTGATGGATAAGCAGATTTATGATTTATTGGGTTATGGAAATTTAACGCCTGATATTGTCGAATATCTGATGGGATTGTTGGCTGAATGTTCCGAATTTGAGCAGCCGCAACGCTGGTTAACACTATTTCAAAGATTAGAGAATTTTTACCTCCGTTGGTGCGATGGAGAATTTATTGATGCACCTCCAGAAAAAGAAATCTTGCCTTTGTTTAAAAAAGAGCAGTTGAGAAAGCAATTACCAGAGCGAGAAAAGCACTTGGGACTGCGACAAGTGGATGTGTATACAGGGCTGAATGTCTTGATTTTGCTTTTAGTGTTGCATCGCTACGCCCAAAAAAGGGATGACTTGAAAGACAAAATCAGCTTTTATCCCTGTGGTCAGCCAGATACAGAAGAATTTGATAGAGAACGCTTGCTCTGCATTATCGGCTATAGCCAATGCTTGGGTGCTGACACTTATAACGAAATCCTGAGATTTTTCTTCAGTGGTGCTGACCTCACCCTTGCCAACCTCAGCGGTGCTGACCTCAGCCTTGCCAACCTCAGCGGTGCTAACCTTAGCCTTACCAACCTCAGCGGTGCTGACCTTAGCCTTACCAACTTCAGCGGTGCTGACCTCAGCCTTACCAACCTCAGGGGTGCCTACCTCAGCGGTGCCGACCTCAGGGGTGCCAACCTCAGGGGTGCCAACCTCAGGGGTGCTAACCTTAGCGGTGTCAACCTCAGCGATGCCGACCTCAACAGTGCCAACCTCAACAGTGCCAACTTCAGTGGTGCCGACCTCAACAGTGCTAACCTCAGCGGTGCCAACCTCAGCCGTGCCGACCTCAGCGGTGTCAACCTCAGTGGTGCCGACCTCAACAGTGCCAACCTCAGCGGTGCCGACCTCAGCCTTGCCGACCTCAGGGATGCCAACCTTAGCCTTGCCAACCTCAGCCTTGCCAACCTCAGCGGTGCCGACCTTAGCCGTGCCGACCTCAGCCGTGCCTATTTTGAAGCAATTCAATGGGACACCAGCATAAATTGGGTAAATGCTTTGGGGTTACACGAAGCAGTTAGTATTCCTTCAGAGTTGGCGCAACAACCAGCATTTTCTGCTGCGGTTGCTTTGAGTCGAGGTATTAGTTTGGTTAGAGAAGCTAAGGTTGAAGAAGCAATTCAGGCTTACAACCAAGCTCTAAACCTTGACCCCAATTTACAGGTTTCTGCCGAGTATTGGAATAGCCTCTGTTGGTGTGGTAGCCTACATGATCATGCTGCTAATGTTATCTACGCTGGTGAAAATGCCGTCACCCTAGAACCTGAAAATAAAAGGTATCAAGATAGTCGAGGACTAGCTAGGGCATTAACAGGCGACTTACTTGGGGCATTAGCAGACTTTCAGGCGGCAGTAGATAGCAATGCACTTGATTACTCTGAAGATGTGAAACAGCGCCGGCAGCGTTGGATAGAAGCACTCAAGGCAGGGGTAAATCCCTTCACTCCAGAGGAACAGGAAGCACTGCGGCAGGCTGAGGGGTAATAAGCTGAAAATCCTATAATTTGCATATCATTATTGAGCATAACTCTTGTGGGGTGGGACGAAAAGCCCGCCCTTGATGTGCTTTTTTAAAAGCGTCACAGCTTATCACGTCCCCATAAAAAAATTAGGACTTACACAGCGTGGCAATTCATCCTAATTTTGGGTTTTTTTAATGATGTTTTGATGCGTCAGGGGACGCATCCTACTAATATTGGTTTTTTTTAATGGTGTTCTGATGCGTAAACAGACGCATCTCAATCCGGTTCGGAGAAGATCCCCCCGCCTGCGGCGACCCCCTTAAAAAGGGGGTAAAAGAGCCTTAAAAGCCCCCCTTTTTAAGGGGGGTTGGGGGGATCTTCGATAGATTCAAACGTTAACCGAACCGTATTGGGACGCATCCTGTAGGGTGCTGCCCAGCACGAATTAAGATTTTCAATGAATAAACCTAACGCATATTTATCATTTTTTGTCAATGCACAAGCCCTAAAAATATTCAATTAATTCTTGTAGGGCAGGCATCTAATAGCCATAGCAAAATGGCGGCGGAAAAACTTATCCTTGCTAAAAATAGGATAAGAGCTTTCCCACCGCCCACTGTTCACCCAAGAGAAGTCAACTCAAATCTACAGACGACCAATGTTGGTTAGTCCTAAAACGATGCCAACACCGACCACATGACCAAAAGCCATCGCCCCAATAAAAGCGGGAACAGTGACCGGGAGTCCAGGCAGACTAGGCCCAACCTTGGGAGCCTTAGATACAAGAGTTAGCAAAAGAGCTACTAAGCTGCTGACGCTGATAATGATTCCTACTGTAGGACTCCACACTGGTGTTGCAGGAACAGATCCAGCGGCTGCAAGTAAAATAGATGAAATCAAGCTTTTTCTCCTAAATGGAAAAATTTATGTAATCCTACAAGATTATAAAATCCAAGAAGGACAAAGCAAAAGTTTTTGCCATAATTCAAAATCTTTCCATAACTATTTTAAATTTGTCTTTCCTGGTATGCGGATTAAAATTTGCGGCATCACTCAACCAGAACAGTCAATTGCGATCGCATCCCTTGGCGCTACAGCACTCGGATTTATCTGTGTACCCACCTCACCACGCTACGTTACCACAGCCCAAATACAGGCAGCGGTAGCACCATTATCGGCAAACATCGACAAAATTGGTGTTTTTGCCAACGCCAGCATCCCCGAAATTAGTCAAGTAGTAGTTGAAGCAGGATTAACTGGCGTCCAATTACACGGAGATGAATCGCCAGAGTTTTGCTACCAGTTACGTCAAGCTCTCCCCCAGGTAGAAATTATTAAAGCCCTGAGAATTCGCTTTCTTGGGGACTTAGACACAGCACTTACTTACATAAATTCCATAGATACCTTACTACTCGATGCCTATCATCCCCAACAACTAGGTGGCACAGGTAAAACCTTAGATTGGGAAATGCTACAACAATTTAGCCCCAGTTGCCCTTGGTTCTTAGCCGGGGGACTCACACCAGATAATATTGTTGCCGCCCTGAGTCAGGTAAATCCTAGTGGCATTGATTTATCTAGTGGTGTAGAAAACGC includes the following:
- a CDS encoding pentapeptide repeat-containing protein, encoding MAIKLWKFLTTDIRELNLGQGVEAVKTGAEAAKAVLDLAKAVKEQKSLNPYIGEISSLLDILNSPLGQIAGTVIPFAPIALTIIKLIADQTQKELSLVQCVALVSQAAYLESFRAILNEKPELLQQIGKTPASDAVARQIKKLGEQELDEREARKAILYFHESQLAAAFNEVLQQRLQDAGLGETEAKTLTEQVARKTDFLPALVATGDKVKQLVQWYSAGGKEQLEKYLSIEDYLEKQIKPKPDEYIFDETHITFRDLYVPLKIHPVDDCGKPVGDEKFQIEEWVNNILTNEHKQPKVIFIQGEAGRGKSVFSRMFADRVRQDLHPIFTPILIRLRDLRVLANNLTETLENHLETVDFVQSDSGWLTDKNTKFLFLLDGFDELLLEGRTSGGLQEFLQQVENFQHNSHHRFLVTGRPLALQGIERLLSQRSLERVQIQPMDDPIRQTWLEKWAAKVGTQETTDFEQFLQSCPDEIKNNLAREPLLLYLLAKMHREKHFNSQMFAGAEGIKAKIRIYDESIKWVLEKQRQDENLRLSGLESEDLRQFLIEVSLCVVQSGNESANIKMLEARLKDSNDPVTKLIQQAREQTSLEKVKDEKVLNNMLTAFYIKPASGKNGGSMEFVHRSFGEFLFAERLVERFLDWTTQLTKRNRQENSVSTEVMDKQIYDLLGYGNLTPDIVEYLMGLLAECSEFEQPQRWLTLFQRLENFYLRWCDGEFIDAPPEKEILPLFKKEQLRKQLPEREKHLGLRQVDVYTGLNVLILLLVLHRYAQKRDDLKDKISFYPCGQPDTEEFDRERLLCIIGYSQCLGADTYNEILRFFFSGADLTLANLSGADLSLANLSGANLSLTNLSGADLSLTNFSGADLSLTNLRGAYLSGADLRGANLRGANLRGANLSGVNLSDADLNSANLNSANFSGADLNSANLSGANLSRADLSGVNLSGADLNSANLSGADLSLADLRDANLSLANLSLANLSGADLSRADLSRAYFEAIQWDTSINWVNALGLHEAVSIPSELAQQPAFSAAVALSRGISLVREAKVEEAIQAYNQALNLDPNLQVSAEYWNSLCWCGSLHDHAANVIYAGENAVTLEPENKRYQDSRGLARALTGDLLGALADFQAAVDSNALDYSEDVKQRRQRWIEALKAGVNPFTPEEQEALRQAEG
- the psaK gene encoding photosystem I reaction center subunit PsaK, whose product is MISSILLAAAGSVPATPVWSPTVGIIISVSSLVALLLTLVSKAPKVGPSLPGLPVTVPAFIGAMAFGHVVGVGIVLGLTNIGRL
- a CDS encoding DNA double-strand break repair nuclease NurA, which encodes MLDLTKLARQMQGLSQHLTLEAAASRQRLELAQQHLKKAFEFQEELVNRQEQWRDRIIFANATPIEPLETCIDIPVPPKIHTVISTDGSQISPNHHEIAYCYLINIGRVVLHYGQNKHPILDSLPEVFYRPEDLYVSRQWGIRTDEWMGFCRTASEITVLAELACSVKGEVPNLAMVDGSLIYWFLEQLPMDARDRILPPILEAWKQMREAQIPLMGYLSASRNIDAMNFLRLSACPHPVPDCITYCPNQLEAVPCKKFEPLRDTALWATQLKPGQRGTLWRSNARILELYENQTIYFCYVHVGTEIARIEVPAWVAENTTMFDQALGLMLAQVQKGYGYPVAIAEAHNQAVVRGGDRARFFALLERQMIKAGIKNVGTSYKEARKRGSIA
- a CDS encoding phosphoribosylanthranilate isomerase, translated to MRIKICGITQPEQSIAIASLGATALGFICVPTSPRYVTTAQIQAAVAPLSANIDKIGVFANASIPEISQVVVEAGLTGVQLHGDESPEFCYQLRQALPQVEIIKALRIRFLGDLDTALTYINSIDTLLLDAYHPQQLGGTGKTLDWEMLQQFSPSCPWFLAGGLTPDNIVAALSQVNPSGIDLSSGVENAPGDKNLDKVALLFQRLGDG
- a CDS encoding PAS domain S-box protein encodes the protein MIKKNKSKSKYELAEEKYSRFFSLSIDLLCIAGFDGYFKTVNPSWTKTLGWSTNKLLANTFIDFVHPEDRENTILHTKTLAKGMDSINFENRYLCEDGSYKWLSWNATAYIEEQLIYAVAHDITPQKENEIALQKNIKELEALRFALDAHSLVAITDVEGIITYANEQFCKISKYSQAELLGQDHRIINSGYHSKEFFRDLWRTIAQGKLWKGEMKNKAKDGTFYWVDTLIVPVLNPDGKPHQYIAIRSDITDRKLSELALLERSRLSLLSAEVSLALSQRGTLPEILQNCSNTMSQYLDVAFIGIWTFGQETNQLQLQAGIHCTDANCDILTDFLDYPNHMVVANDAISSITQNHQAILNEEVLINNQGIFLDSTFSIFRLCAYPLIVEQQLIGIMALFSQQLFTEPTHNLLNWIANNIAVAVDRIWAREELLSRREALLLRLSSEIRSSLDVDTILETAVNEIRSLFQIDRCYFLWYLPNSSPPSLTITHEARDSRLPAMLGKLSPQKSNYLAKMLIRQELICIDDVHTNFLTDHHLDYNTEELLSEFNIASQLLLPIKSNSEELGAIVCSHCSGERVWNNSEIVLLQAVTDQLAIAINQAQIYAQSRAATLAAQTQTEKLTETLHKLQQTQAQLIQHEKMSSLGQLVAGVAHEINNPVNFIHGNLSYANEYFDDLLELLHLYQQHYPHPDPEIQDLSEEIDLEFLTSDLSKLLSSMKIGTNRIREIVLNLRNFSRLDEAEKKLVDIHEGIDNTLFILHHRWKNTGNGLGISIIKDYGNLPLIDCYPGQLNQVFMNILTNAIDALEDLVIQRNNGQDNYQELPLPTIRISTAILENNFVSIQISDNGIGISEEVRKKLFDPFFTTKPVGKGTGLGLSISYQIVVEKHGGILECFSEPGQGTEFWIQIPIN
- a CDS encoding HAD family hydrolase → MTAKSPTILALDFDGVVCDGLIEYFEVAWRTYCKIWLPANDTLPDDLASRFYRLRPVIETGWEMPVLIKALVEGFSDAKILQEWVTIAPQILLADNIQAKQIGEKLDHLRDEWINSDLDGWLSLHRFYPGVVEKIKATVASEVKLFIVTTKEGRFVQQLLQQAGVDLPTAAIFGKEVKRPKYEILRELIQTADVKPVSLWFVEDRLKTLQLVQQQSDLGDVELFLADWGYNTQPEREAAENDPRIQLRSLSQFAEDFSGWF